The DNA region ACCGGCTGTTCAAAAACCTCGAAGGCAAGGCGCAATAAAAGCTATCCGGACACGTCCTGTGTCCGGCCCCTGCGGGCTGTGGCTGCGCCACATTTTCGATTTGCCGTCCTGGCAATCGAATCAAGGCCGAAGTGTATTTTGTCATCCATGAGGGTTTGAACTTTTTGCCGCAACGCAGCCAGCGAGGATTTTTCAACAGTCGTCTAAACCGGTTTGTAGAACGGACTGAGCTGATCCCAAAACTTCGGCTCGCTGCAGCCGATGCAAGGATGACCGGCCTGCACGGGCCAGTTGGTTTCGTTGAACTTGACCTTGGGACAGTTGTTGTAGGTGTCCGGTCCCTTGCAGCCGACCTCATACAGACACCAGCCTTTTCTGGCCTCTTCGGAGTCGAAGGACGGAGCGAACTCGTAGTTGAAGAAATGATCCAGTCGTTCACAGAGTTCATGGACCGATTCGCCGTAGAACAATTTCGGGCGATTCAGGCGATCCAGCTCCGGCATGCCCTTGGTCAGCAGATGCACCACGGTCCCGACGAAGTTGTAGGGACTGGGGGGACAGCCGGCGATGTTGATGGCCCGGGTCGGCAGTCCGAGGTGTTCCATCAATTCGTTCACGCCCATGGCTTCCGTGGGATTGGGGTTCGCGGCCTGGACGCCGCCGAAGGTCGCGCAGGCGCCGATGGCGATGACGGCCTGGGCCTGGGGCAGGTACTTTTGGGCCATTTCCAGCATGGTGTGTCCGCCGACCATGCCGTAAACGCCGTTGTCCTTGGTCGGAATCGCGCCTTCCACCACGGCGATGAACCCGTGGGGCGAGGTGACGGCCTGCTCCAGGGCGGCTTCAGCCGGATCGCCGGCCGCGGCCATCAGGGTTTCGTGATAGTCCAGGGAAATGGTGTCCAGGATCAGTTCGTCGATGTAGGGATTGACCGTGCGCACCACGGCCATGGAGCAACCGGTGCATTCAGCGAAGTGGAAATACACCACGGACGGGCGGCGCGGATCAGTGAGCGCGGCCGCGACTTGTTTGGCGAACGAGGCCTCCATGCCCATGGCCGCTGCCACCGCGGCACAGAACTTCATGAAATCGCGACGATTGACGCCACGACACGCGAGCCGTTTTTCGGCTTCGTCTCTGGCCAAGCCAACACTGAATTTCATAACCCACCTCCGTTTAGAGTGTTCATAACCAGGGCCTGTTGCGATATCGAGCCGTACGGGATCAGCCGGACCTGCCAAAACCCGTGAGGCTTTTTTTGAAAAGTTCAATTTTTCACGTGCTAATAACTGCTTTTACACTTTGAACTTTTCTTTGTCCTTGCGTTGAGGGTTGTGGGGAGAACCATTTGTGATGGAGTTCGCGCGGCGATAATGAAGGTGCTTGTGTAACACGTTCCGTGTTTTTGTTGTCTCCTGTACGCCGATTTGAAAAATTAGTAGCAAAATAGATAATGATCTCGATAGCCTCTATTCTTGCTGATTCTTAAACCGATTCCGGGGAATAATGTCAAATAGGTAAAAACAATCATATGAGGCTGTTTCGATAGGCGGGGGCGTGAGAGACCTTGGCCAGGTTCTTGCCAAGGGCGACCGGGGTCGGCGCGGGGGCGAAGAGGTATGATCAGGAGCGGGGCGGCATGCCTGGTCGGCATCCATGATCAGCGGAGAGAGGCGGCTTCTGGGCCGGGAGATTGCGGGAGAAGATGGTGAAAGGAGGCGGGGATGACATGAGTTCGAAATAGAGAAATTGTGGGGAGATGCCCTTCGTATTCCGGCAGGCGGGGCATTCAATCATCAGGCCGGAGCGGTTGAACCGCCCCGGGCAGGTTAATAGGCGACCCGCCTGATGCCTTCGATGGCTCGCAGCGCGTCCGCAAGCTCGTTGGTGGGGGGCTGGTGGATGATGTAGACGGTTTGGACCAGATTGTTCAGTTCGCGGGAATTGTTCTCCCGGATATTGATGCCCAGGTTGCCCAGGGTGGTGGCGATCTTCCCGAACATGCCCGGTTTGTCCTCGTGGGTGATGAAGATCGTGTAGATGCGTTTGCCCTCTTCCTCAACGGTTTCCCCGACGTTGACCGAGCTCTGGAAGTCGCCCCGGCGCAGATAGCTGACCACGACCTCGCTGATTTCCAGGCTGGTGCGGCGCACCGCGTTGCGGGTGCTGGCGCCCAGGTGGGCGCTGAAAATGATGTTCTCCAGTCCGCGCAGCCGGCTCAGAAAGGGCTCCCCCTCCCGCTTGGGCTCCACCTCGTAGCAGTCCAGGGCCGCCCCGGCGATGCGGTTGCTTTTCAAGGCGTCGTAGAGCGCTTTTTCAGAGACGTTTTTGCCCCGGGAGGCGTTGATCAAATAGGCGGAGGGCTTCATCATGGACAGTTCGGCATCGCCGATAACCACGTCCGTGCCCCCGGTATGCAGGCTGACGAAGTCGGACCTTTCCAGCAGTTCGGCCTTGGTATCCACATATTCCACTTCGGAATCCATGGCGTGATAGACGTCCACCCCGATAACGCGCATGCCCAGGGCCTTGGCCTTGACCGCCAGAGCCTGGCCGATGCGGCCGCAACCGATGACGCCCAGGGTTTTGCCCATCAGTTCACTGCCCATGAACGCCTTCTTGTACCAGTGCCCGGCCTTCAGGGAGCAGTGGGCAAAGGGCACCCTGCGGGCCACGGCGAACATCAGTCCCAAGGCGTGCTCCGCGGCTGCATTAGTGTTCCCGTTGGGCGCGAACTTGACGATCACGCCGTATTCCCTGGCTGCTTCCTTGTCGATATTGTCCGTGCCCACGCCGCCGCGACCGACGATCTTCAGCTTGGCCCCGTTTCCGGCGCCGACCTCGATGACCTGCCGAGTGACCTTTGTGGCGCTGCGCACGATGAGCGCGTCAAATTCCGCGATGTCCGCCAGGAGTTGGTCCGGGTCGCGTTTGACCGTATCCACCTCGAAGCCTTCTTGCGAAAGATAGTAGAGAGCCTCGTCCGCCAATCCGTCATTGGCCAGAATTTTCATCAGCTACCTCCCGAGTAAGGCATTTTGCAGGTCGTACAGATAGGTTTCGAGCATCTCCGGCGTGATGTCGCCCATGTGCCCGATACGGAACACGGCGGCCTTGCCCTCGGCCGCCAGGGAGTCATTCAGTTTGCCGTAACCGGGATCAAACAGGTAGCCCTTGGAGCGCATGGTTTCCTTGAGCGCCTTCAGATCCTTGGGGGACATGCCCAGGGGGCATCGTACCGCGGTCAGGGTGGGCGATCGGTGCCCGGATTGGGCGAACAGCTCGAAGCCGTCCTGTGCGTCAACCCAGGCATGCACCATGTCCCGCATCCTGATGTGGCGGTTGAAACGGTTTTGCACGCCCTCGCGGTGGACGATATGATCGAGTTGGACGAACATCTGGTTGGCCAGGGTGCCGTTGGGGGTGGTCAGCGTTTGGGCCTTGGAAGCGCGCCCAAGCTGGCCCAGGATGTCCGACGAATGGCCTCGGAACTCCACCTTTTCGGCCTTGGCAAAGGCATCAGGGCCGATGAAGGCGATCCCGAAACCGGCGGGCAGTCCCAGGGATTTCTGGGTGGCGGTGCAGTACATGGTCGGCCGGGCCTCGTTGATTTCGCTGGGCGCTCCGCCGAAAATGGATACCCCGTCCACCAGGGGCAGCGCCCCGTGGGCGCGGATCAGAGCGCAGGCCGCCACGGTGTCGTTGGTCACGCCGGTGGAGGTCTCGTTGTGGGTGATGGTCACCACCTGGGGGCTGGTTTTCCGCAGGCGTTGTTCCAAGACCGCCAAATCCATGGCCCGGCCCGGCTCGAAGCGGAGTTGCTCGGCCTTCTTGCCGTTGACCACGGCCATCTTGTGATACAGATCGCCAAAGGCGCCCACGGATACGTTCAGGACCACGTCGTCCGCGGCGACAAGCGAGCGGATGGACGATTCCATGGCCGTGGAGCCCGAACCGTTGTAGATGACAACCTGGTAATCCGTGTCGGCGGGCAGCCCGGCCAAGGTCTTGAGATTGGCAATAATCGGGGCGAACCGCTTATTGTTCTCCGCGTCGCGGTGGCCGAATTCCGGCAGCAGGGCAGCCTGCTTCACCTCTTCCCGAATATACGTGGGGCCGGTGATGAACAGTTTCAAGGGGGCAAAATCAGAGTGATGCATGAAGATACCTCGCAACGATGATGACTGTGATGATTCCCGCCCCGGGGAGCGCACGGAACGGGCATTAAATACTGAGGGAAAAATGAGGCGGCCGAGAGCATTTGGCCGTGTCCGGAGCCTATCCAGCGACCTTTCGGTCTGGCCGCTTTACATGATTCTGGATAAGATGCAACAGGTGGAGATGCGGATACCAGGGCAGATTTGTTTTCGATTCCTCGGGCGCTTTCCGGATCGGTATCGATTTCGACTGATGCCGGCCTTTCCCGGGGACACGCCCTGAACACTCAATCGACTACTATACTGGGATTTTTGAAGTTTCACAGAGAACAATTTTGTACTGACCCTTAGGCGGAACCTCTTGCTGATTCGTGCTGTTTCGGGATACGTGAGGCCACGTTCAGGGCGTACTTCTCTCCGCCTGGCCTCCTTGAAACCTTTGAACCATCCGCAAGGCCCTGTCCTCGGAAACGACATGCATGGAGCGAACACGCACGGATACGCAATGAACCATTTCCCGGCTTTGGCCTTTACCGCGGACGCCTCGGACCCGGCTTCCAGGCTGCGCTGGGTTAGCGAGCAGGCCGAGGCGGTGGAGTTTTCTCCGGACCCGGAGCGGCTGGACCGGCTTCCGGAAATGGTTCGGCCTTTCTTGACCGCCGGTCTTTCCGTCCGATACCACACCAGATATTTCGAGCATGAACTGGGACACGCCGATCCGGTCCGGGCCGGTCAGGCCCTGGAGGCGCACGTGCGCACCCTGCGGGCCATGTCCGGACTGGGGGAGCCCGCGGTCACGGTGCATACCGGGCTTGACCCGCATCAGCCGGCGCATGAGCCGACCTTCGTGGAGAACCTGGCCCGGCTGGTGGAATGTGGAAGGGGGCTGGGCATCAAAGTCTGCCTGGAGAACCTGCGGCGCGGGCCTTCCAGCGATCCGGCGAACGTACTGCGGTGGGCCAAGGCCTCCGGGGCGATGATCACCCTGGACGTCGGTCACGCCCTGGGCTCGGAAGCCGCGCTAAGCGGCCGTTGTCCCGCGGAAAGGTTCGTGGATATCTTCGCGGATCGGCTGTTCGCGGTTCACATCTACGGTCGCGAAGACGACCAGGGCCATCACCCCATCGAGGACGTCGCTCCGTTCAGGCCGTTCATCGTCAAGCTCGCTCGAACCGGGTGCGCCTGGTGGACCATCGAATTGCAAAGCCCGGCGCACGCTCAGGACACCCGTGCCTTGCTCCTGAAGGAACTGGCGGCCATCTCCTCTCCGGCCTGCTCAAACCAGCACCCATCCGAACCTCCCGCTTCCCGTCGCATGAACTCAAACCACGCCTCTTGTTGCCCATGCCCGACAAATGCCTGTTGATCGTTCTGGACGGACTGGGGGATCGCTCCCATGAGGTCCTGGATTGGCGAACCCCGCTCCAGGCCTCCTACACGCCGCATCTGGACCGCCTGGCCCGAAACGGTGCCAACGGCCTGTACCACGCCGGCACCCTGGGCGAGGCTCTGCCCAGCGAAACCGCGCATTTTGCAATATTCGGTTATGATCGGAAGGAGTTTCCCGGGCGAGGGCCCCTGGAAGCCTTGGGTGCCGGGGTGGATTTATCCCGGGACGAAGTCGCCATCCTGGCGCACTTCGCGGCCCTGGAAGAGCGGGACGGCTGCCTGGCTCTGGTCCGGGACGTGCCCCAGGTCGAGGAAGAGGAGGTCGCCGCCCTGATTCGGGCGGTGGACATGTGGGAACAGGACGGCATCCGGGTTCGGTACGTCCCGGTCAAGGGCGTGTTCGGCGTGCTGGTGCTTTCCGGCGATGTTTCTCCGGACATCACGGACACCGGGCCAATGCGCGACGGCCGGTTCCTGTCGGACGTGCTGCCCTTGGTCTCGAAACATGCCAGGAGAGCAGGACCGGATGGGCCAGATGGGACGGATGGGGCGGAGAGCGATGAGGTTCGGGCCCGGAGGACGGCCAATGTGTTGCGGGCCTACCTTCTGCACGTTTGGCGCACCTTGCGGGAGCATCCGCTGAATGCCCGGCGCAGGGGGGCCGGGCTGCCGCCCGTCACGGGACTGGTCACCCAGCGCGCGGGAAGATTGTGTCCGGTGCAGCCGTTTTCCCGACGTTTCGGCCTGCGCGGCCTGAGCATCGCTTCGGGCGCGGTGTTTCGCGGATTGGCCCGGTATCTGGGCATGGATTGGCAAGCGCCGCGAGACACCGGCAATTTGCAGGCGGACTTTGCCCATGATCTGGCCGCCGTGCCTGGGCTTTTCGACCGGTACGACTTCATTCATCTGCACACCAAGGCCCCGGATGAGGCGGCCCATGCCAAGGATCCCCTGCTCAAGAAATCGGTGATCGAAGCCCTGGATCAGGCTTTGGGGAACGTTGAGGATTCCTTGCTGAAAGATCCGGACCTGTTGGTGGTGGTCACCGCGGATCACTCCACCCCCAGTTCCGGAAACATGATTCACTCCGGCGAGCCGGTCCCCTTGCTGTTCCACGGAAACGGGGTCCGGCGGGACATGGTGGATCGCTTCGATGAGATCCACGCCGCGTCGGGATGCCTGGGCGGGGTCCGTGGGCGGGAACTGCTTCGGCTGGCCCTGAATCACCTGGACATGGCCCGCCTGGAGGGGATCCGGGACACCCCGGATGAGTGCCTGTATTGGCCCGGAGACTACCAGCCCTTGCCAGTCCGTTGAAAAACCCCCAATTGCTGCGTCGCTGCAAAAAGTTCAAACTCTCACGTATGAATAAATACGCTTCGACCTTGAACTTTTTTTGCTCCTTGCACTTGGGATTTTTGAACGGACTGTCAGACAAGGACTTTTTCAACAGTCAGTTAACCCAATATCCGCATGGAAGCTCAGATGTACGACATCGGCGTGATTCACGGGCGATTCCAGGTGCCCCACAACGACCACCTCAAATACCTGTTGGTCGGCAAGGCGCTGTGCCGTCACCTGATCGTGGGCATCACCAACCCGGACCCCAGCCTGACCGTCGATACGGCTTCGGACCGCAAGCGTTCCAGCGCCCTGGCCAATCCCCTGACCTATTACGAGCGCTTGGTCATTCTGCGCGACGTCCTCTTGGAAGCTGGCATCAACCAGACGCGGACGACCATCGTCCCCCTGCCCATCACCCACCCCGAACTCTACCGCCACTACGTTCCCCTGGACGCGGTCTTTCTGCTTTCCATCTGCGACGACTGGGGCCGCCACAAACTGAGCCAGTTCCAGGCCCTGGGCCTGCGAACCCACGTTCTTTGGGACGTTCCCCCGGACCAGAAAGGCATCAGCGGCACGGAAGTCCGCCAGGCCATGATCGACGACCACCCCTGGGAACACCTGACCCCGGCGGCCACGGTCCGGCACTGCCGGGCCTGGAACATCGCCGAAAGATTGCGAACGATCCGGAATGTTGAATGAAGTTGTTTTTTTAAGAATTTCGGGCTTTTTTCTTCCCTCGTCGGAATCCTCAGAGGATTCTTTTCCATAGCTTTGGGTTGAGGCTACACCATCATTGACCCTGTCCGGGGCAAGTGGCGTGTTTTCGTCGCCAAGCCCAATGGGGTTGTTTCTATCCCTTATCAACGGTTTGGCGGTTCACATTCCATCTTGTTCCGGGTAGATTCGCGCGGGTTGAATCGTTGTCCGCCGGGTCGCCTTTCTCAACGCGGTCTTTGGATGGATGTCGGTGGGCAAGAGGCGGCTGTGTTTTCACTGAATATGATCATGGAGCAAAGAAAGATGAATAGACGATTGGCGACGTTGCTGCTGGTCGCGGTATTTTGCTGGGGGAGCGGGGGAGCTTTGTGGGCTCAGCCGCCTGGGCAGCAGGGAGGCCCGCCGCCGGCGGTGGT from Desulfonatronum sp. SC1 includes:
- a CDS encoding hydrogenase small subunit — protein: MKFSVGLARDEAEKRLACRGVNRRDFMKFCAAVAAAMGMEASFAKQVAAALTDPRRPSVVYFHFAECTGCSMAVVRTVNPYIDELILDTISLDYHETLMAAAGDPAEAALEQAVTSPHGFIAVVEGAIPTKDNGVYGMVGGHTMLEMAQKYLPQAQAVIAIGACATFGGVQAANPNPTEAMGVNELMEHLGLPTRAINIAGCPPSPYNFVGTVVHLLTKGMPELDRLNRPKLFYGESVHELCERLDHFFNYEFAPSFDSEEARKGWCLYEVGCKGPDTYNNCPKVKFNETNWPVQAGHPCIGCSEPKFWDQLSPFYKPV
- a CDS encoding NAD(P)-dependent oxidoreductase, with the translated sequence MKILANDGLADEALYYLSQEGFEVDTVKRDPDQLLADIAEFDALIVRSATKVTRQVIEVGAGNGAKLKIVGRGGVGTDNIDKEAAREYGVIVKFAPNGNTNAAAEHALGLMFAVARRVPFAHCSLKAGHWYKKAFMGSELMGKTLGVIGCGRIGQALAVKAKALGMRVIGVDVYHAMDSEVEYVDTKAELLERSDFVSLHTGGTDVVIGDAELSMMKPSAYLINASRGKNVSEKALYDALKSNRIAGAALDCYEVEPKREGEPFLSRLRGLENIIFSAHLGASTRNAVRRTSLEISEVVVSYLRRGDFQSSVNVGETVEEEGKRIYTIFITHEDKPGMFGKIATTLGNLGINIRENNSRELNNLVQTVYIIHQPPTNELADALRAIEGIRRVAY
- a CDS encoding alanine--glyoxylate aminotransferase family protein, whose product is MHHSDFAPLKLFITGPTYIREEVKQAALLPEFGHRDAENNKRFAPIIANLKTLAGLPADTDYQVVIYNGSGSTAMESSIRSLVAADDVVLNVSVGAFGDLYHKMAVVNGKKAEQLRFEPGRAMDLAVLEQRLRKTSPQVVTITHNETSTGVTNDTVAACALIRAHGALPLVDGVSIFGGAPSEINEARPTMYCTATQKSLGLPAGFGIAFIGPDAFAKAEKVEFRGHSSDILGQLGRASKAQTLTTPNGTLANQMFVQLDHIVHREGVQNRFNRHIRMRDMVHAWVDAQDGFELFAQSGHRSPTLTAVRCPLGMSPKDLKALKETMRSKGYLFDPGYGKLNDSLAAEGKAAVFRIGHMGDITPEMLETYLYDLQNALLGR
- a CDS encoding sugar phosphate isomerase/epimerase — protein: MNHFPALAFTADASDPASRLRWVSEQAEAVEFSPDPERLDRLPEMVRPFLTAGLSVRYHTRYFEHELGHADPVRAGQALEAHVRTLRAMSGLGEPAVTVHTGLDPHQPAHEPTFVENLARLVECGRGLGIKVCLENLRRGPSSDPANVLRWAKASGAMITLDVGHALGSEAALSGRCPAERFVDIFADRLFAVHIYGREDDQGHHPIEDVAPFRPFIVKLARTGCAWWTIELQSPAHAQDTRALLLKELAAISSPACSNQHPSEPPASRRMNSNHASCCPCPTNAC
- a CDS encoding alkaline phosphatase family protein, which produces MPDKCLLIVLDGLGDRSHEVLDWRTPLQASYTPHLDRLARNGANGLYHAGTLGEALPSETAHFAIFGYDRKEFPGRGPLEALGAGVDLSRDEVAILAHFAALEERDGCLALVRDVPQVEEEEVAALIRAVDMWEQDGIRVRYVPVKGVFGVLVLSGDVSPDITDTGPMRDGRFLSDVLPLVSKHARRAGPDGPDGTDGAESDEVRARRTANVLRAYLLHVWRTLREHPLNARRRGAGLPPVTGLVTQRAGRLCPVQPFSRRFGLRGLSIASGAVFRGLARYLGMDWQAPRDTGNLQADFAHDLAAVPGLFDRYDFIHLHTKAPDEAAHAKDPLLKKSVIEALDQALGNVEDSLLKDPDLLVVVTADHSTPSSGNMIHSGEPVPLLFHGNGVRRDMVDRFDEIHAASGCLGGVRGRELLRLALNHLDMARLEGIRDTPDECLYWPGDYQPLPVR
- a CDS encoding nicotinate-nucleotide adenylyltransferase, which produces MYDIGVIHGRFQVPHNDHLKYLLVGKALCRHLIVGITNPDPSLTVDTASDRKRSSALANPLTYYERLVILRDVLLEAGINQTRTTIVPLPITHPELYRHYVPLDAVFLLSICDDWGRHKLSQFQALGLRTHVLWDVPPDQKGISGTEVRQAMIDDHPWEHLTPAATVRHCRAWNIAERLRTIRNVE